The Streptomyces sp. NBC_01275 genome has a segment encoding these proteins:
- a CDS encoding 3-oxoacid CoA-transferase subunit B produces the protein MTSTRSDQVRADHRLSMDELAAVIARDIPAGSFVNLGIGRPTKIADHLPAGSGVVLHTENGMLNMGPKAEGDAVDPDLTNAGKVPVTELPGAAYFHHADSFAMMRGGHLDVCVLGAYQVAFDGDLANWTTGKPDDIPAVGGAMDLAIGARDVYVMMTLFTRSGEPKLVPQCTYPLTGVGCVSRVYTDHGVFDVGPDGVRIRETYGVSTHEIAGRLGIQLP, from the coding sequence ATGACCAGCACGCGAAGCGATCAGGTGCGCGCCGACCACCGGCTCTCGATGGATGAACTGGCCGCCGTCATCGCACGTGACATCCCGGCCGGTTCCTTCGTCAACCTCGGTATCGGCCGGCCCACCAAGATCGCCGACCATCTGCCGGCCGGCTCCGGGGTGGTGCTGCATACCGAGAACGGCATGCTCAACATGGGCCCGAAGGCCGAGGGCGATGCGGTCGACCCCGACCTGACCAACGCCGGCAAGGTCCCGGTGACCGAGCTGCCCGGGGCGGCGTACTTCCACCACGCCGACTCCTTCGCCATGATGCGCGGCGGGCACCTCGACGTCTGCGTCCTGGGGGCCTACCAGGTCGCCTTCGACGGCGACCTCGCCAACTGGACCACCGGCAAGCCCGACGACATCCCAGCCGTCGGCGGCGCCATGGACCTCGCCATCGGCGCCAGGGACGTCTACGTGATGATGACGCTCTTCACCCGCTCCGGTGAGCCCAAGCTCGTGCCGCAGTGCACCTACCCGCTCACCGGCGTCGGCTGCGTCAGCCGCGTCTACACCGACCACGGCGTCTTCGACGTCGGCCCCGACGGCGTACGGATCCGGGAGACCTACGGCGTCAGCACCCACGAAATCGCAGGACGACTCGGCATTCAACTGCCGTAG
- a CDS encoding alpha/beta hydrolase has translation MTSETPQEPYTSDPTAVAANNAAVMGRFMEGLSRAPLPPERVDPTSVRVVRDIAYGAAPGAELRMDLYLPTTSATAPTPVIVWLPGGGWRHQRRGYGPRLTRLFAERGYAMADIEYRSSEVAVWPAQLHDVQDALGRLHDLADTHGLDPASIGLWGSSSGAHLALLTAFATDADGSPAVPGVRAVVAGYPPTDLLRLNEDALPGGMLGVDPSDPAWGLLGGRPSDRAAAAVEASPARQAHPRVPPVLLLHGDADLLIGPAQSRRLHDTLVAAGAESHLLLVHGADHGLLNTGAWELNPMTATVRSSHSPDAEASVRLTPQLIERFFDRHLRTDPWNT, from the coding sequence GCACCGCTCCCGCCCGAGAGGGTCGACCCGACGTCCGTCCGGGTGGTGCGCGACATCGCGTACGGCGCGGCGCCGGGCGCGGAACTGCGGATGGATCTGTACCTGCCGACGACGTCCGCGACGGCTCCCACCCCCGTGATCGTATGGCTGCCGGGTGGCGGCTGGCGGCATCAGCGCCGGGGCTACGGGCCCCGCTTGACCCGGCTCTTCGCCGAACGCGGATACGCCATGGCGGACATCGAGTACCGCTCCTCCGAGGTCGCCGTCTGGCCCGCGCAACTGCACGACGTCCAGGACGCGTTGGGCCGCCTGCACGACCTCGCGGACACCCACGGCCTGGACCCGGCGTCGATCGGCCTGTGGGGCAGCTCGTCAGGCGCGCACCTCGCACTGCTCACGGCCTTCGCCACCGACGCCGACGGTTCCCCCGCGGTGCCCGGCGTACGCGCGGTGGTGGCGGGCTATCCCCCGACCGACCTGCTCCGGCTCAATGAGGACGCGCTGCCCGGTGGAATGCTGGGCGTGGATCCCTCCGATCCGGCGTGGGGTCTGCTGGGCGGCCGGCCGTCGGACCGGGCCGCCGCCGCGGTCGAGGCCAGCCCGGCCCGGCAGGCCCACCCGCGGGTGCCGCCCGTGCTGCTCCTGCACGGCGACGCCGACCTGCTCATCGGCCCGGCCCAGAGCCGCCGCCTCCACGACACCCTGGTCGCCGCGGGCGCCGAGTCCCATCTGCTGCTGGTGCACGGCGCCGACCACGGCCTCCTCAACACCGGCGCCTGGGAACTGAACCCCATGACGGCCACGGTGCGGTCCTCGCACTCGCCGGACGCCGAGGCCTCCGTGCGGCTGACCCCCCAGCTGATCGAGCGCTTCTTCGACCGCCACCTGCGAACGGACCCCTGGAACACCTGA